The following coding sequences lie in one Flavobacterium sediminis genomic window:
- a CDS encoding siderophore-interacting protein, with the protein MIRREMPAIMSGVLTLKEKKYVTPHYIRIVLTGDEIANFKDAKVGDNNKIAIPKSKDVVLNSGSLQQRESVKENFYIRTYTLRALDWEQGEMVVDFVAHGDEGPASSWAIHAEVGDKLGVMMKVKNKALFPEEANRYFLFGDHTAVPVVSVMLEKLPVEAKGEVFLEVFDESDILDLEAPKGIKVNWLLNSKPGQQSSLFTKLSQLNLAAKDFVFAACEHGFANQMQSHLREQEILERKDWQVYAYWKYGVSEDASSVDRKSIRA; encoded by the coding sequence ATGATTAGAAGAGAAATGCCTGCAATTATGTCGGGAGTTTTAACGTTAAAAGAGAAAAAATATGTAACGCCTCATTATATCCGAATTGTGTTAACCGGGGACGAAATTGCTAATTTTAAAGATGCAAAAGTGGGTGATAACAATAAAATTGCAATTCCTAAATCAAAGGATGTGGTATTGAATTCGGGAAGTTTACAACAAAGAGAATCGGTAAAAGAAAACTTCTACATTCGCACTTATACGTTGCGTGCATTAGATTGGGAACAAGGTGAAATGGTGGTGGATTTTGTGGCGCATGGCGATGAAGGCCCGGCGTCATCGTGGGCGATTCATGCCGAAGTAGGCGATAAGCTAGGCGTGATGATGAAAGTGAAAAACAAAGCGTTGTTTCCGGAGGAAGCCAATCGTTATTTTTTATTTGGAGATCACACAGCCGTTCCTGTAGTGAGTGTCATGCTGGAAAAATTACCTGTTGAAGCTAAAGGAGAAGTGTTTTTAGAGGTTTTTGACGAAAGTGATATTTTGGATTTGGAAGCTCCCAAAGGGATAAAAGTGAATTGGTTACTGAACAGCAAACCCGGACAACAGTCTTCATTGTTTACCAAGTTGAGCCAATTGAATTTAGCGGCTAAAGATTTTGTTTTTGCGGCTTGCGAACACGGTTTTGCGAACCAAATGCAATCGCATTTAAGAGAACAAGAGATTCTTGAACGCAAAGACTGGCAGGTTTATGCGTATTGGAAATATGGCGTTTCAGAAGATGCTTCTTCAGTAGATAGAAAATCGATCAGAGCATAA
- a CDS encoding AraC family transcriptional regulator, translating to MKEKDFEAIRIVQQNCPLGQLKTFSNKKFNLIFVCSGSGIFTKYQTPNSFSNGDLFFVPPFEDFSMETLEDTTYYHLMITDLFRLELRELVLSSKGKGVGLAKARSPLNRKITFDAKDEILITRLFEYLTLLYDEPNKNENLFYYPVLNLVSIIERNTPNPHTQKNTRLKKNINSIVTHIHKNIRHPEMLKVDYMAHKFNLSTNQLTRFFKKEMNTALKKYTNQCRMQLIVEKVQREDITFSEIAHEFGFTDESYFTKVFKKQYNQSPTEYRKAFLERN from the coding sequence ATGAAAGAAAAAGATTTTGAGGCTATTCGTATTGTTCAACAAAATTGTCCTTTAGGACAGTTGAAAACCTTTTCCAACAAGAAGTTCAACCTTATTTTTGTATGCAGCGGAAGTGGTATTTTTACCAAATATCAAACGCCCAATTCGTTTTCAAATGGCGATTTATTTTTTGTACCGCCTTTTGAAGATTTTTCGATGGAAACGCTAGAAGATACTACGTATTATCATTTAATGATTACCGATTTATTTCGGTTGGAATTGCGCGAATTGGTTTTGAGCTCCAAAGGAAAAGGCGTAGGTTTAGCCAAAGCACGTTCGCCTTTGAACCGGAAAATTACCTTTGATGCCAAAGACGAAATCTTAATCACCCGATTGTTTGAATATTTGACGCTTTTGTATGACGAACCCAATAAAAATGAGAACTTGTTTTATTATCCGGTACTCAATTTGGTTTCCATTATTGAGCGCAACACGCCTAATCCGCACACGCAAAAAAACACCCGATTAAAGAAAAACATCAACAGTATTGTGACGCATATTCACAAGAACATCAGGCATCCCGAAATGCTCAAAGTGGACTATATGGCGCATAAATTTAACCTCAGTACCAACCAACTGACACGTTTTTTTAAAAAGGAAATGAATACCGCGTTAAAAAAATATACGAATCAATGTCGCATGCAATTGATTGTGGAAAAAGTACAACGAGAAGACATTACGTTCTCGGAAATTGCGCACGAGTTTGGTTTTACTGACGAAAGCTATTTTACCAAAGTATTTAAAAAGCAATACAACCAAAGCCCTACGGAGTATCGAAAAGCGTTTTTGGAGAGGAATTGA
- a CDS encoding ApaLI family restriction endonuclease: protein MEELIEKIKNLAETYSNNLNNQIEQRKEEMKADDNSHYLIYRVLGITIKEGQLIDEYQNTGRFLYKYAGSFLEEAATLCLKYKYPDGQKTKVVNTIGQRPKTFEIDFLNANDAIEVKWRDATTDGDHITKEHTRVQVIKAHGYKPIRIMFYYPQRAQAIKIQSALKTLYAGVNGEYYGGDDAWKYLEKYSGVDLKTILTKIANERTP, encoded by the coding sequence ATGGAGGAATTAATAGAAAAAATAAAGAATCTTGCTGAAACCTACTCTAACAACTTGAATAATCAAATTGAACAGAGAAAAGAAGAAATGAAAGCGGATGATAACTCTCACTATCTTATTTATCGAGTTTTAGGAATTACTATAAAAGAAGGTCAACTCATTGATGAATATCAAAACACGGGAAGATTCCTATATAAATATGCAGGTTCGTTTCTTGAAGAAGCGGCGACACTTTGTTTAAAATACAAATACCCTGACGGGCAAAAAACTAAAGTTGTTAACACAATTGGTCAAAGACCAAAAACTTTTGAAATTGACTTTTTAAATGCAAATGATGCAATTGAAGTTAAATGGAGAGATGCAACAACAGATGGAGACCATATAACTAAAGAACACACAAGGGTTCAGGTTATAAAAGCACACGGTTATAAACCAATTAGAATAATGTTTTATTATCCTCAAAGAGCTCAAGCCATAAAAATACAAAGCGCATTAAAAACTTTATATGCAGGTGTTAACGGAGAATATTACGGTGGAGATGATGCTTGGAAATATTTAGAAAAATATTCTGGAGTTGATCTCAAAACTATATTGACTAAAATTGCTAACGAAAGAACACCCTAA